GCAGATGCTGGAAAGCTTCAGGGGAGGGTCATTCTAATGCTCACCTAACTCCTCGTGGGACCATGTATTTATTGAGCTCCGACTTACAGTGTTTATGTGTATTATAGGCATCGTTAATGTGTTTAAAAGGCTGATATGTACATCTGATACTGGAGCATGTTTCAAATGATATTGAATCCACAGATTTCAGGCTGCCGTGAGCGAGTCCCCTGCGCCACCTGCTGGTCAAATGTGTGTCACTTCTAACACGTACACATTGCATGGAAATGCATAGAATACGCTTGATTTGTCTGTATTTAATATGGGTTACTCTGTGGTAGTTTTTCAGTCATAAGTGCATATCATAGTCTGTAAAGTTTCTGTGTAACTTAGTAACCATTAGTAACCTAAAGTTAGTAACCATTTCGTTTGTTAGTATATTAGTAGTTGATGCTCCAGTCTGTTTCACTAACCATTTCAGTACCATCCACTTATAGTTTGTGAGCACCCTAAATAGTTATTCTCCGGGCAGGTGAGACCATGCCTTTATATTATTttgccttccttttttttttttggtggtaaTCTTCAGGAGGGTGCACACGCCTTCAGAGCGCTGCAGTTGGCTGTATCATTGTTCAGATGTAAATGTGATGCACTGATTAAGCCCCGCCTCAAGCTGAATCCACGCCACTGGAGACTAGTTAGGTATGAGTTAGCCTTTTGGATAGGCAGATAAGAGTTGGGATGTCTCACTAAAGTTTGTTTCCCCCATACAATATTTGCAAAGCAGCACCGTGGTTTATGAAGCCTACCTTCTGTTCAGTCACTATAGAAGCTGTTTAGTACTGCTGTGTGCAGTGAATTGTGGTACGGGACCTTTTTTGATTGTGGTAACTGCACTCCTAATTTGGTGGCTGAGTTGCTGCTTGAGTGTAAGTTTGCAACATCGGTGTATAGTGTATCCACAGTATTATCATTTGGTGTGGTGGTGTTTGTCTGGGATGATGTCACTCCAAAGATCAGTGGATTTTAGCATTGTGGGTGTGGCCTCCTGGATCATTAAGTCTGTTGCACTGCTAGACCTCATAGTGTCCTTTTTCATGGTGGTGGTGGCGGCAGTTCAATTTGTTGGAGCTTTGTGATTTGCTGTAGCGGTTTTTCGTCTCCTTAATAGTGTTGATCGGTTCAGCTTGTGACTGTTGCACTCCACCTTTGTGTTAGTCGCCTGCCTTGTTGTTTTCAGTGTATGATGAAGAAGCACTTTGTTTTAACTCATCGTGGTAGACATTTTGGTCCTTGTGGGAGTGACACCCACTGACTGGATACTCTTGTGGTTGCTGCTAGTTCCTAAATCCAGCAGCATTACAGTTGGCCTTTAAGTGTGGTATTTGAGTCTTTTTTCCTGCGCTTTTTGATAGCTGTGGTGGGAAGCTCGGTTTGTTTTTGGCATACAGCCTCAGTAACACTTAACACAATTATAATTATTTACACAGTGCACTGTAATtccatgaatacattttttatctgattttcaaagaaaatgtgttgtgCCATATTAGTCTGAATCAATGGCTTTTCATTGTAGCATCAATGACAcaaacagctctgtgtttgttgaaGGACAGGGTGCGGCTGTATAGCAGCCCCTCTCTGCACGATTCCGTCTAGAAGGGGTAGCTACAGACAACTCTCTTCTAAGTTGGAGCAGTCTTATTCACAAGCACCATATAAGCCCAAGCCTATATGGCCACATCTTGTAAGGCACGAACAGGAGGAACAGATTCTGGAAGACCATGGGTGAGGGTACGAGAAGGTGTAGAGAGGTTGGCCTTTGGGGGCAGCATTTATTGTAAACTGCCCTGCCCAGCCAGTCGTAGTTCTCTTTTGAAAGTATCTGCCTTCTTTCCAGCACTTTCGGGCAAACATGTCTTGATAAGAACTGAAAGATCCTCCATTTccccaaaaaaatcatcagGGAGGCACAACGTATATGTGATGTCTCTTAATCAATCATGGTATTAAATGGAACACATTTTCCgctgtgtctgtgtccatattatactacattatattatataactgcactctgcattactgtggtacaacactgcctctcttctctgctgtttacattacttgctgctcttgatcataccaagtcactttaatcatcacttgtcactttatcttgtcattctatGCAAATACTgcctcaattctcaattccccccagttaacttcatcattcattttgtactgtatataccccctgtttttatttttatttttattatctattctgtttaatgtgtatttttgagctttcttgtctgtactgctgtaacgcccgaatttcccctcgggggatcaataaagtactatcctatcctatataCAAAATAACAATCATTTCTATCTTAATACCATCAGGTAAACCTTTGACAGGCTGACACGGCTTATATTAAGGAAATATATTAAGTCATAAATTGAGCATCAGTATTAATAGTGCAGTAATGTCTGAGACTGTGCTTGCATGTTGAGCTTCTCCTCGTAGGCTGcatcacaacaaaacaaccagctgctgctgctcagggcCACCATGAGGTCGGAGGGCAAATTGCACCTAATACACTGAAACTAGAATTTCTTTCCTGGTATTCAAGTGACAGCCTAAAGATTTTAGCAGCAGTATGTCTACACTTAACATTAAAGCTTTGTCTCTCAGCTTTTTTGTAATTACATATGGCTTAAGACACTTGGTTGTTTGCAACAAAAATCCATAAAAGCAAACAGCGAAGACATCTACAATTTACAGTTACTGTACATATTAGTGTTTTTATTgctcaggggaaaaaaagaaatttgCACAAAATATTCAGACAGACTCATCATACAATTTCCCATGAAGTAATTAATACAACGAAATAATGGAtatgatgtttttatgtaataTTTGATGTATTCTGACATATCATCTTCAGTGTCTACTCTGTCTAAACTCAGTCATtactacattttcttttttgtgaacAACTTTTTATTGAGTTGGCAGTGTGTgtacatacacataaacatTCTCAAAATGGTTCAACAGAAAGTTCATTAAATAGAGTGTTGAACATAATCATAGTATCAACGCTCAAGcatcaaaataaattaaaaaaaacctcagtgtCTTTCGAGTTCAAATAAaggttttgaattgaattgaaatacaTCATGTATGTACATTTGTATAAACAAACCTACAGTGCAATATAAAACAACCAAATGCCAACACTTCGTTTCCTTGGCAGTGAATGTCAGATACAAACAGACCAAAAATACAGCATGCACAATACTACACTTTTTTAGATAGAGGATATATATTATGTGAGCATGACACACATGTGACATATATCCTTATAagaaagagcacacacacaaactgtacatgtGAAGATCAGAGTGATGATATGGCCTCTTCAGGTAAACGGCAACCTGACACCAGCAGTTACCATGGCACTGCTGAGGGAAAGCAAAGGTTGATGGGAGTTTTCGAGCATAGAGGGAGGACACATGCAACCTGTTCTACGCTTTTTACCTGTAACACTATGTTTCCTATTTGTGCTGTCTAGGAAACATCAGCCACCGGGCAGGAAGAAGACATGGAGGAACTCCGACTTATTTCAAGTCGTCCGTCATCTTAGTGCATCTGAAGAGAGCACGTTAAAGTATCAGGTGTTAAATATTGATGTGACGACAGGTGTGATCCTGAACAGACAGCAGGTCGTCTGATTGATGTATCACACAGCGAGGGGCTGCCAGCACCCCCGCCACAGGCCAAACCACGGACCTCAGCATTGGTGAGTTTCTGCAGGGACACACTTCTCTATCCATGCACTTTTTTACTTGACTTAATTTTACAAGAACAATATCTAAACCATGTTGGCTTCAAGACCTACCAGTATAATGTTTAAACTTGTTTATATTATATAGTCTTGATCGTTATTAAAGATTGTAAGTGTGTGGAAATAAAATGGACGCAAGTTTTAAGTATTGTGCAGATAGAAACTAGGCCACGAGAACAAGCATGTCtcaaattacatttcaaaagaaagacGATCAGACAATGCAGTGCTGTAGAGATAACAGTGTTAACTTATGATCTACTCTGTTGTAATAAGAGTGACTACAATGAAGGAAGACAAAAGGGATGAAGCAAAAATGATAACCCCTCATAATAAAGATACATTAAGATGAGCAGAAATGTTATTAAAGATATTTCCACATTTGTAGTCTGAAACATTTGACTTGGTCGCTTGATGATTGTAAGAAAAGCAACAACTGTCaactctaaaataaatgtaatgagtAAGAAAACATTCTTTTGTtgtgaaacaaacagaatcattttatttttttttataatccagATTCACAGAGCTCCACTCCTCctggaggaggggaaggagctAGTAGTGAGCGGGCAGAGGGAGGTGAGGGAGAGCAGCCAGTCGTCCAGGAGCTGTGGTTCATCGTAGTTATGGCAGCTAtcgccctgctgctgctggctgtcgTGTTGGGTGTTGTACTTTATAAGGTGAGAGACATTTTTGAAACACACAGTGAAGGAATGTTTCCAGCAGCATGGATCTtctctcggggggggggggagctcttAACTTGTCTTCAAGTAGGCTCTTTCTTCTTTGTccatacaaataatgattgattgattgaatgaatGATCCATGATCCTAGGCCTTGAACAAACCCCCCTTCACCAGGGAGAGACCCCCGTTGGTGGCCATGCAGAAGAGGAGCCCCAGGGCCATTTATCCAGCCAGCAACTCTGTCCTGGTGAGGGCACACTCATTTACGAACCACTTCTTATGTTGTACTACACCCATAACATTCAAGTGTACGAGCTTGATTATAGTCACAGGGTTCTTAACTACTGTGGATACCTGCTGCGATAAAAGATGTCAAGATGTACTTACAGCCTGGTGAATTTGAAGAAAGGGAGGTCAGGAGGATTTTTGAGGAAATTTTgaattgaaagaaaaagaacatgtgGGAAGAGACTATGCACCTTTTACTAGTAAAGAATTGTTCTTCTAAGATTTAtttagttgtaaaaaaaaaaaaaaaatgaaggattttaaaactGGAATCTTGAAAGattttaaaacgttttttatATTAGACAGTTTTGCCATCGGTCATGTTAAACCCTAGAAAAACTTGTACTTGATCCTTTCATCTTGTCCAATagatcttttttatttgttatataGTATAATACAGTATTGTATAATATAGTATAGTATTATTATATACTACATAGTGtatagggttttttttattgcagaggGAAATGTGGTGTTTATAGGCTGATGTGTCTTGTGTGTtcatctcctccaccttttctctAGTTTGATTCAGTACCTGACACGACAGGCTTCTCCAACAGTGTCACACTGAAGGGCTTCACCATGAAGATAGAGGTACAAACCTATATGCTGAAGTGATACATACTAGAAATGTAGCTGCACATGTGCATACATACCTAAATTCCTCCTCTCCggacaggaagtgctggaaACTAAATGTGAGCTGGGTGAGGAGGCCCCCGCGCAGGGTGAGTTGGGGATCCTCAGTGTGAACTCTCTGAGGCGCAGTGTCAGCCAGGTGATGGACGGGAAGTCATCCACAGGAGACGACGACGTGTGGGACCCGAACATTTCAGGCCACGACAGTGGGATGGTAAGCGACCCCAACCTCCTGTCGATGCCCTCGCTTGTGTTTGCTTGCTGTGTCGCTTTGGGGTTCTGCCATGTTGGAATCTTTCCTTCAGAAGCTTCTTTTATTATCTGTgcaaaaaaggaataaaaactaAGTGGAATTCGCCTTCACTTGCTTCAATTCTGTGCTCACCTGAAGAAAGTGATTTAGAATTTCATAGATAAAAAAGGAGaatagaaacacacattttcacaacttTGCACTAAAAAATCAACACATACTGTAGGTTAAACAAGTACACATTATCCCAATCAACCATTTACTGAAAGATCGATTTAATCAACTTCACAGTGACTCAATATCTGTTGCAGGGTCAATTTAACAAGCTCTGTTCTTCTCCCTCACAGTTTATGGATGATGAGGAGTTTGTTGACACCATCAAAGGTTTCAGCACAGTGAGGAAGGAGCACACCATGTTCACTGACACCAACCTGTGATTCATGAGGATGACTTTGAACCTGACAGGACACTGGCCCTTCTGGATGAAGTCCTAACCAGTTGAAGTGACACTGCTGCTGGTTAAAAGTCTTAAAGAGGTCACAAACAGGAGAGGCTCTGAGTATTGACTGTTACTATGTAAAGTGAACGAAGCACTGGAGCGACTGAGGCGACTAGGAGAAAGGAAGGTGGGAATGTTACAGTCCTGGTCCAGATTTGAGttggaagaaaaaacactgaattcaGTCTCTGAGCACTTCTCTTAAAGAGGAACACAAAGAAACCAAAGACACTGTGGGGCATGATCATCTAAGCTGTTTTCTATATTTTCCCCTCTAGGGGGCGCGCTTTTATCATGTATTTTTTGTAAGaattgtacaaaaacaaatttgttTCAAACAACTTGAAATGAGCTCACCTTGATTGGAAAAGTTTGGAGCCGTGCTTTCTGGTTGATGGAACAACAACAACCCGGGGTGAACTTGCACTGTCTGCTTGGTGAAATTGAATCGGATGGATGTGCCATCAATTCTTTTTTGCGATAAAGGAGATAGCATACACACAAAATATTGTCTTTAATCTCGTATTGTTGGATTATACAGAAAATATTTGGTATAGAAGTTCGACTGATATTTTGATGGCTGACTaacttttatattaaaaaaacattcaattgtgatgtttttaaaaatctgacatgAGTTTAAAAGAAGTGGCACATTTAATCTGCTGCAACGTCTCAGTCTCTATTAAATACAAGTAATTGACAGAAACAGATTCAGATGTTATCAAGagacacattttcatatttatcgatttacattatgaaaaatgaattaattattATACATGTATATGATATTTTTTGTGGatggttgaaaaataaatatattttaaactttcttttataacaaatgtttgattaaaaaaacctaTGACAATATCACCAACGTCATTGTTTAGTAAAATCATATCTCTACATTGGGGGATTGATTTCTTGCAGGCATAAGCAATCCTTAATGTTCTAAAAAAGCTCTTTATTGAAGGacaatgtttcattttgatACACATGTACATGTaaagtttgtattgtgtttgtttatatttgtctgtaaagcacattgagtttacttttgtatgaaatgtgttaCACAGATAAAGGTGAATTGTACGTACGGGCCGTTGGTACTGAATAGATCTGATAACATGGTGCTTAAAAAATGTGCTtcacaaatcacacacaaacacgtttaacGTCACTTTTGGGGTCATGACATCGATACACGTTTATGTCCTGGACTCCCCAACCTCAAACACcaaccaaaaaagaaaagaagcttttttttcattagaaaCTTTGTAAACTATCAGAGGCAGGCTGTCCTGACGTTTTCAGGAGttgatgtgtgaaaacagctttaaatgtaattccTGTTAAATGAACCAAACAGAGACCATAACGCCCTGTTGCCTTAAGCTTACCATATCCTGACCTTCCACCGAGTCTCCCCCTTAGAatgtaatcatgtttattatAGAGACTTGCACTTTGTTCCCTTAAAGTAATGTATGTCCCCAAAACATATGTCAAAGATCAAACACCCacctcacagacagacacattaaaGTCATCAcctattcatttatttgaaatgagTTGCAATGCAATGAGGGCACAAAACACTTGTACCATTACAGTCAATAATATggttacaaaacaaacatgaacacaataaATTAATACACTGCAGTACCACATGAGacagtaaacataaaaaaaaacccaaactggGAATTATAttgcatttaaaacaaaagaggaagttGGTttaatgtacaaaaatgttcagCATTTACAAAGgcagcctttttttctgttgcttgtTTTCGttgtaaatatagaaatatagaaaCCTCTCAAGTGTAGTTCCATTGATATGTGTGCCAACAGGAGATCTGATGAGGAGCTCTGGCCTTAGAAGAGATCCTCCTCCGTCCTGACTGCCATTTCAGTATAAAACTAAAGATCCACTTACAAAGATGTTGACTTGATACATTTTGATCCATTAATGGTTTTTTGTTCTGAAAATGGCTCGTGCGTTATACTTCCGAGAGCTTACCCGAGATTAACCCTCTTTGATGACGTATCAACAGTTAAAATTCaatatttctgctttttctgcactttatttGTAACATGCACTTTTCCCTTTCGTGTGATACTACCAAGTCCATAAAGGAATGAATCAGTATTATAGATGTGTTTTTAGCAGTACATTGCATGTAGCACATGCTAGGTTACAAATGTTTCCAAAGAAGGGTAAGAAAGAAGAACATGTACCTATAAATAGTTAAATATAACACAGAAAGTCTTTCATTAAAAAGTATACATGAACCTCTCATGTTGAAGCAACGCATTGTGCAACCTCCCCCAACGTCCATGAACTTTATCACACCCCTTTTCGTCTTCCTACACATGCATCAGAGATGTGCTTAAGAATTGTCAGCAGCAGAAGTTCATTCCTTTGCTCCTACATATTAACCAGTTGAATCAAAGTTTGCTTGCTAGAAGCTACAACCGCAACTACTCTACTGTCACTAGGTTGCTACACCAAGAGGATGCTACTGATACTGGCTACACCTACTACTGTTGCTACTAAGCAGAGAAAACCACTTCAAACTGTTTGAACAATAAATGACATTATCAACATCTGTAATGCTACCCTGATTTGAGTGGAGAGGCttccacgttttttttttgttttcaggtatTCGGAGATTGCAAAAAGTGCAGCCAGTCCTGCtgataaaatgttgaaagagATATACAAAGGCTCAGGAATGTCAGTACCTTTCAGAATAAGATTTGAATCTACTAACACTGGAGATCATACCTGAGAGCTGCACTATACCTGATGTGACAGCGTGGGGTGCACCTGTAGTAGCTGGTGGTCTGAATGTTAACTTTAGCTCATTGTAAACATGCAGTGCTTGATTAGTGGTGCGTATAGCTTTAAAGGGATGATGCGGTGATTTCATATTGGACTACCATACATCTGGGTGACTTGCGTGTTTCACATTTAATAAGGAGGAGAAGTCAAAAATATATGATTGTTATttccttaaagctcctgtggggacTTTTCAATCATTAGAACAGGAGCTGACATTAATACGGATGTCTCTTTGTGAGCTACAAAGGTGTCCTGAGACATGATCCACTATTTCTGTATTGTTACTGTTAAAGCctgaaactgcagcagcagcagggaagGTGTCACAGAAAGTGAACTgcacgctgcagaaacaaaccTTTGGGACATTTTTCATGGCAAAGATTTTTGATGTGTGATACatctgactgttaaaaaaatacatttcattccaacaaaaacacatgctgtggcgtgtacaggacaaaatcagcatttaaataaaacctactgctttgtccacagggttCACCAGAATCAGCATGAagtgaaagttcctcacaggagctttaaattctTTCTGCGAAATGTGAAGAAAAGTGCCAGTTGGAATATTCTTAAATCCGTGATTATATCCGTCAGTGTCTCTTTGAGTTTGATTTTGTAGAGCAAGTTTGTAACAGAGACTGTGTGTTAAAATGGTTAGTCTTGAGTCAAGATAACCAGGTGTTTTGTCATCACAATGACATCATTTTCTCTACTTTGACTAAAGCTTCTGAAGAGAGTTAACCCCTGTTTTTAGAGGTTGAATAACACTTCATAACATATCTTAAGTGACTTCAATTTGAAATCTTTGTAGTCCCCCTTTAAGGTTTAATTTCTTATGCTGGCCAATAAGGTAAACATGAAACAGGATGCACGACAACAGTTGTTCATGTTGACGTGCTTTTGGCACCACACGCTTAAAGCTTCTAAACTTCAACTAATCTAGTAAGAAGTACCTCCACCACATTTCTCCACTAATACACACAGGACCAGATCACTGGCCGACTAAAGCACTACCACAACATGATCTACCACAACATGATCACAACAGTTAAAGGGTTAACCCACAGGTTTCTAACAGAAGCTTTACTACTCTAATATCAAACCAGACATGATCTGAACGAGCAGTGTAGACTCCACCCGTTCAGTCATCGGTCTTATAATGCAGTTACGTCATACGAGGTATTTGAATGTTCAGGCGACTCCTGGGGGAAGTGATAAAGTTGTTGGGGATGGCGGTCACTACTTGAGGGTTCAGAGGTCAATGGACAGCATTTACAAAATGGTGTTGCTATCTGGTCTCAAAACTGGCAACTGGAAAATCCCTAATCTCACAAAAATAGCCAAAATCCATCTCCAAAAATATGCTTTACATGTTTGTTCATTCAGCTTCATTACTTTTCTCAAGTCGTTTcacattttttccctttttcaaacagtaaaaaagTTCCCAAAACTGTGCAATTTCTCTTAATCTTAtacaaaatatttcatttgagcCTTCAGTTAACAGCTAACATTGAGCAGAAACCCCAAAATCAACATGCAGAGACAGTTGGACAAATGATCtgggattttcaaaataaagggtTTGCTCTTTGATCCTTAGCAAGCAGGTTTCTACCCAAGGTCATAATATCAAGGAACCAATCAACATCATAGAAGCAAAAGCCTCCATAGAGGAAAATCAGGATTAATGCTTCATACAACGACCCACCTGGCACTTCGATATCCTGCCAGGATTTGTTTATCTCTGTCAGGTATGGGCTGGACTGATGCAAATAGATTTGATTTACAAAGCCGAAAGGTTGCGATGCATTTCCTCCCTTACTGACAAAGCCTCAAAATCA
The Labrus mixtus chromosome 12, fLabMix1.1, whole genome shotgun sequence genome window above contains:
- the si:ch211-57i17.5 gene encoding usherin; the encoded protein is MAAIALLLLAVVLGVVLYKALNKPPFTRERPPLVAMQKRSPRAIYPASNSVLFDSVPDTTGFSNSVTLKGFTMKIEEVLETKCELGEEAPAQGELGILSVNSLRRSVSQVMDGKSSTGDDDVWDPNISGHDSGMFMDDEEFVDTIKGFSTVRKEHTMFTDTNL